One stretch of Amycolatopsis tolypomycina DNA includes these proteins:
- a CDS encoding branched-chain amino acid aminotransferase, which yields MTTTTQFAHVPHPSPASADRVAEVLTAPGFGLHFTDHMVTVKWSKDRGWHEAQVGPYAPFTLDPATSVLHYGQAIFEGLKAYRQPDGSIASFRPDANAARFRQSAERLAMPQLPEEVFVESLRELIAVDGRWVPTRQGDSLYLRPFMISTSTGLGVNSPAADYVYTVIASPAGSYFAGGVKPVSVWLSTEYVRAAPGGTGAAKCAGNYAASFVAQAQAVEKGCDQVVWLDAVERRWVEEMGGMNLFFVFGSGENARVVTPELTGSLLPGVTRKSLLQLASRLGYKVEERRISTDEWEKAAASGELTETFACGTAAVITPVGHVKHGGGEFTIADGQPGALTMKLREELTGIQEGTRPDPDHWMVKLG from the coding sequence ATGACGACCACGACGCAGTTCGCCCATGTCCCGCACCCGAGTCCTGCGAGCGCGGACCGTGTCGCGGAGGTACTCACCGCTCCCGGGTTCGGGCTGCACTTCACCGACCACATGGTCACCGTCAAGTGGTCGAAGGACCGGGGCTGGCACGAAGCCCAGGTCGGCCCGTACGCCCCGTTCACCCTCGACCCGGCGACGTCGGTGCTGCACTACGGCCAGGCCATCTTCGAGGGTCTCAAGGCCTACCGCCAGCCGGACGGCTCGATCGCGTCGTTCCGCCCGGACGCCAACGCCGCGCGGTTCCGGCAGTCGGCCGAGCGGCTCGCCATGCCGCAGCTGCCCGAAGAGGTCTTCGTCGAGTCGCTGCGGGAGCTCATCGCCGTCGACGGCCGGTGGGTGCCCACCCGGCAGGGTGATTCGCTGTACCTGCGGCCGTTCATGATCTCGACGTCCACCGGGCTCGGCGTCAACAGCCCGGCCGCCGACTACGTGTACACGGTCATCGCGTCGCCGGCAGGCTCCTACTTCGCGGGCGGCGTGAAGCCGGTCAGCGTCTGGCTGTCCACCGAGTACGTCCGGGCGGCGCCCGGCGGCACCGGCGCGGCCAAGTGCGCCGGCAACTACGCGGCGTCGTTCGTGGCGCAGGCGCAGGCCGTCGAGAAGGGCTGCGACCAGGTCGTGTGGCTCGACGCGGTGGAGCGGCGCTGGGTCGAGGAGATGGGCGGGATGAACCTGTTCTTCGTCTTCGGCTCCGGCGAGAACGCCCGGGTGGTCACGCCCGAGCTGACCGGTTCGCTGCTGCCCGGCGTCACCCGCAAGTCGTTGCTGCAGCTGGCTTCGCGGCTCGGGTACAAGGTCGAAGAGCGCCGGATCTCCACCGACGAGTGGGAGAAGGCGGCGGCCTCGGGCGAGCTGACCGAGACGTTCGCCTGCGGCACCGCGGCGGTGATCACGCCGGTCGGGCACGTCAAGCACGGCGGCGGCGAGTTCACGATCGCCGACGGGCAGCCGGGTGCGCTGACGATGAAGCTGCGCGAAGAGCTGACCGGGATCCAGGAGGGCACCCGCCCCGACCCGGACCACTGGATGGTCAAGCTCGGTTGA
- the cobT gene encoding nicotinate-nucleotide--dimethylbenzimidazole phosphoribosyltransferase — MEPENIEFPEITPPDDHARSAAIALHDKLVKPAGSLGRLEELGVWIAACQGQSPPRPFTRPRVVVFAGDHGIAVKGVSAYPAEVTAQLLGTMLTGGAAINVLAAAAGASVRVVDLAVDTEAPATRSIGEFKVRRGSGSIDVEDALTADEVRKAIRAGIAIADAEVDGGADLLIPGDLGIGNSTPASVLVAALTGSEPVAVVGRGSGIDDDAWMRKAAAVRDALRRARAVLADPVDLLRTTAGADIAAMAGFLAQAAARRTPVVLDGLVACAAALVAEDLAPGARRWWVAGQRTAEPAHALALEHLDLGPLLELDVRLGEGTGAVTALPLLMMAARVLAETATHEQAGVSGPLIAAPAS, encoded by the coding sequence GTGGAGCCGGAAAACATCGAGTTCCCCGAGATCACCCCGCCCGACGACCATGCCCGCTCCGCGGCGATCGCCCTGCACGACAAGCTCGTCAAGCCCGCCGGTTCGCTCGGGCGGCTCGAAGAGCTGGGCGTCTGGATCGCCGCCTGCCAGGGGCAGTCGCCGCCGCGGCCGTTCACCCGGCCGCGCGTCGTCGTCTTCGCCGGTGACCACGGCATCGCCGTCAAGGGCGTCTCCGCCTATCCCGCCGAGGTCACCGCGCAGCTGCTGGGCACGATGCTCACCGGCGGGGCCGCGATCAACGTCCTGGCCGCCGCCGCGGGCGCGAGCGTGCGCGTGGTCGACCTGGCCGTCGACACCGAAGCCCCCGCGACCCGCTCGATCGGCGAGTTCAAGGTCCGCCGCGGCTCCGGCTCCATCGACGTCGAGGACGCCCTGACCGCCGACGAGGTGCGGAAGGCGATCCGCGCCGGGATCGCGATCGCCGACGCCGAGGTCGACGGCGGGGCCGACCTGCTCATCCCCGGCGACCTCGGGATCGGCAACAGCACACCGGCATCGGTGCTGGTGGCGGCGCTGACCGGCAGCGAGCCGGTCGCCGTCGTCGGCCGCGGCTCCGGCATCGACGACGACGCCTGGATGCGCAAGGCCGCCGCCGTGCGCGACGCCCTGCGCCGGGCCCGCGCGGTGCTCGCCGACCCGGTCGACCTGCTGCGCACCACGGCCGGCGCGGACATCGCCGCGATGGCAGGCTTCCTCGCCCAGGCCGCGGCCCGCCGCACACCGGTGGTGCTCGACGGCCTGGTCGCCTGCGCCGCGGCGCTCGTCGCCGAAGACCTCGCCCCCGGCGCCCGCCGCTGGTGGGTCGCGGGCCAGCGGACGGCCGAACCGGCGCACGCGCTGGCGTTGGAGCACCTCGACCTGGGCCCGCTGCTGGAACTGGACGTCCGGCTCGGCGAAGGCACCGGCGCGGTGACCGCGCTGCCGCTGCTGATGATGGCCGCCCGCGTCCTCGCCGAGACGGCCACCCACGAGCAGGCCGGCGTCTCCGGCCCGCTCATCGCCGCACCCGCCTCCTGA